CCGGCCGTCCGGGACGTGCTGGACGACCCCGAGCTGGGCGGCGGCGCCCGGGCCTGGCTGACCGCGCTCGGCGCGGCGGACGTGCCGGTGCCCGAGCGGCAGATGGCGCTGTGGACGGTGGTCGACACCTTCGCCGCCCAGCTGCTGGACAGCGGCGGCGACGCCGAGCTGCTGCGCGAGCTGATCGACGACCTGCCGGCCATCGGCGATCCGGCGAGCTACTTCGGTGAGCTGTGGCGGGTCGACCACCCGTACACGGCGGACGTCCTGGAGGCCATCGGGGAGCTGCACCCGGACCGTGCGGTGGCCAAGGAGGCGCGCAAGGCGGCCTTCAAGGCGCGGTCCCGGAACTGAGTGGCGGCTTACGGAAGATCCAGCGAGCCGTCCTCGGTGAAAGGGAAGAACGGGTTGTGGGCCAGCTCCCAGAGGTGGCCGTCCGGGTCCTCGAAGTAGCCGGAGTAGCCGCCCCAGCTGGTCGTCGTCGGTGGCTTGACCACCACGGCGCCGGCCTTGAGGGCCGTCTGCAGGGCGGCGTCCACCAGCGCGGGGGACTCCAGGTTCACCGCGAGGGTGACGCCGCGGAAGGACGGCTCGCCGCCGCCCGGCACGCCCGCGTCGGCGGCCAGCTCATCGGCCGGGAACAGGCCGAGCACCGAGTCGGCGGTGCGGAACCAGACGATCTCCGGACTGGAGGCCGAGGACCGCTGCCAGCCGAGGTCCTCGTAGAAGCGGGCGCTGCGGTCGAGGTCGGAGACGCCGAGGGTGACGATGCTGATGCGGGCGGGGAAGCTGCTCTGTGCTGTCATGCCGCCAGGGTAGGGAGGGCGGCTGACAACCGGGCGCCCTGACACGGCGGGTGCCCGTGCGGGGGCGCGGAGCTGATGACCCGGCAGGTCCCCGGCACGTAAGGTGGCGGAGGCGGTGCGGGCGCGAGGACTCGGGGGTGCGGCACAGGATGATGCGGGAGAGCGACCGGCGTGGACCGGACGGAGGCGTTTCGGACGCGCCCGGTCGGGAGGATCGTTTCGCCGAGCAGGAGGCCTTCTCCCGCCGGACCCTGGCCGGCGCCGACTTCCCGGTGTACGGCGTCGCCGCCGGGCTCGCCGGGGAGGGCGGTGCGCTGGCCGCGTTCGAGACCACCGGCGGCCGACTGGACTGGGTCGAGGTGCAGTCCGGCGACTGGAGCTCTGCGGCCGGCCCGTACGTCACCGTGCGCACCTACCGGCCGGGCGCCGAGCGCTGTGTCGCCCTGCCCGAACTGGAGGACGTGGTCGAGGACGAGCGCGACCGGGTCTTCGAGCACCTGGGCATCGACGAGGGCGACGGGCCCGGGCGGGTCCGGGCGCTGCGCGAGTGGATCACCGTCGAGGGCGAGCCGTGCGCGGTCGAGGTGCACGAGGACCGGCCGGTGCTGTGGCCGGGATCGCTGGCGGACGGGGCCGGGCCGGTCTGGGCCGGCCGGCTGCGGATCGGCGGGCTGACCGTCACGGTGTGCGGGCGCGGGGTGGCGCCCGGCGGCCTGGAGCTCGGCCGGATCGGGGACGTCGAGCCGTACCTGCGTGGCCGGACCGAGCTGTTGCGCGGGCTGGCCTCCCGGCACGCGACGCGGGTGCCGGTCGAGGAGCGCGAACTGCCACCGGTCAGCGGGCTGGAGGCGCACCGGGAGCTGATCGGGCAGAACATCGTCGAGTCCGCCGCGATCGAGGCGCAGGTGCGGGCCGGGCGGCCGCCGCGGCCGCCGCGCGGGCTGCGCGGGGAGGCGGGCGCGCTGCGCTGGGAGGCCGCGGTGCGCCAGCAGATGCGGCTCGCCTCGGAGACCCGGGAGGAGGCGCTGGCGGCCGTGACGTCGATGGTCAACCACCTCAACCGGCTTGCGCAGCAGACACATTGGGTGATCGGCACGCCGGAGGGGGCGGCGGCGGTCGAGGAGGTCGTCCGCTACACGGTGTTCGCGAGCGAGGTGGCGAGCCTGCCGGCCCAGCGGGCCTGGGAGCAGCTGTGGCGGGACCGGGCGGGCGGCGGGCCCGGGGAGTGGGAGGAGCAGCGGCTCGCGGAGCAACTGTGGCTGTCGGCCTGGGAGCAGTGGCGGGCGGCGCGGACGGTGTGACGGCCGCGGGCCTCAGTCCTCCGCGGGCAGCCGCAGTTGCAGCATCGCCAGCAGGCGCTGCTGCGGCTGGGTGAGGTCGATGCCGGTCAACTGCTCGGCGCGGCGCACCCGGTAGCGCAGGGTGTTGGGGTGGATGTGCAGGGCGTCGGCGGCCACTCGCACCTCGCCGAGCGCGTCCAGCCAGGCCAGCACCGACTCGGCGAGCCGGGTGCCGTGCCGCAGGTCGTAGGCGGTGAGCGCGGTCAGCCGGGGGTCGCGCAGGCCGGTCCGCTCCTGGAGCAGTGCGAGCATCTCGCTGACCAGCACCTCGGCCTGCACGTCGATCAGCGCGGCGACGTCGAGCTCGACCCCGCCGCGGCCCATCGCGTCCAGGATGCGGTCCGCCTGGGCGCGGGAGTCCGGTACCTGGGCGAGGCCGTCCACGGTCGAGCCGATCGCGGCGCGCAGCGGCACCCCCAGGTGGTCCCAGGCCGCCTCGACCACCTCGGACGCCCAGTCGCGGACCGTCGTCATCGGCAGGCCGGGCGGGAGTTCGGGCAGCAGCACGTACACCCGGGAGTCGATCGGGGCGAGCAGCGCGGTGCGGTGCCGGGCGGCGGTGTGCACCGAGATCAGGCCGGTGACGTCGGAGCGGTGCAGCGCCTCGGTGGTGTGCGCGCTGTACGCGAGCACGGTGGCCGGGCGGCGCAGGTCCAGGCCCAGGTGGGTGGCGAGCGACTGCGGGCCGGTCGAGCCCTCCAGCAGGCCGGTGAGCAGGGTCTGGGTCAGCCGGACGTCGGCGGACAACTCGCGGCGGCGGCGCACCAGTTGGGCGGCGGCGACGCGGGCGGCGCCGATGAGGGCCTGCTCGGCGAGCGGCGCCAGCGGCTGCGCGCCCTCCTGCACCCAGATGGTGCCGAGCGGCTGTGCCCCGGCCCGGATGCCGATCGCGAGGCGGCGGCGAAGGCCGAGTTCGGGGTGCGGCTCGACCGCGATCGGGGCGTCCGAGGTGCGCAGGTGCTGGAAGATTCCCCACTCGCGGAGCTTGGACAGGTACGGTTCGGGGCCCTGCCAGCCGAGGATGGACAGCCGGCGGAGGTCGTCCACCTCGTCCGAGTCGGAGGAGCGGGAGTAGGCGAGCACCCGGCTGGAGGTGTCCTCGACGGAGACGATGCCGTTGGTGAGGACGGCGACGGTCTGGGCGAGGGAGAAGAGGTCGCCGGCGTTGTGCTCGGGGGTGCCGGCGGTGTCCGGGGCGTCGGGGCCGGCGATGATCGCGCGGGCGAGGGAGTCGAGGTGTTCCCAGCGGGTCTCGCGGCGGACGGAGAGCAGGGCGACGCCCGCGTCGGTGGCGGCCTCGCGGAGGGCGTCCGCCTGTCCGGGGCCGTCCAGCTTGACCGCGACCGCCGCCGCGTTCGCCCGGCCGGCCGCGCGGAGGGCGGGGAGGGCGGCCCGGCCGCGGGCGCCGATCGCGAGCACGAGCTCGCCGGGGGCGGCGGTCGGCGGGTCCTCCGGGTCGAGGATGGCGACGTCGCGCACCGGGACGTCCAAACCCTGTGGGGCGGCCTGGAGTTCGACGAGGGGTTCGCCGAGGGACATGAGCAGCTGGCGGAGCGGGAGGCCGGGGGTCGTCATCGGGCCTCCTTCATCCGCTCGGACAATGTCGTGTGGTTGATTTTAGCCGGGCGGACAGAGTTGTGGCCCGCCCGGCGATCGTCAGTCCTGAATAGTTGACTCTGACTATTCGACACTGGATAGTCAGTACTGACCAAGTGGTGAGGAACGTTCTCATGGCGAAGCGACGCAAGGTGTCGAACCCGCTGGCCCTCGCGGTCATGGCCGAGCTCGGAGCCGAGCCGATGCACCCGTACGAGATGGGGCGCCGGCTCAAGGAGCACGGCAAGGACCGCAACATCAAGTACAACCGCAGCTCGCTCTACATGGTCGTGGAGCAACTGAGGAAGGCCGGGTTCGTCGCCGAGCAGGAGACCGTCCGCGACACCCAGCGCCCGGAGCGCACCGTCTACGCCCTCACCTCCGAGGGCCGGGCGGAGCTCCTCGACTGGATGCGCGAGTGGGTCGCCGAACCGCAGGAGGAGTACCCGGCCTTCGGGGTGGCGCTGTGCCTGCTCGTGGTGCTCCCCACCGCGGAGTCGATCGAACTGCTCGGCCGGCGGCTGGCTGTCCTGGACGAGCGGATCGACGACGAGCGCGCCCAACTGCGCAAGGCCGCCGAGATGGGCGTCCACCCGATGTTCGTGATCGAGGACGACTACGCCCTCGCCCTGCTGGAGGCCGAGCGCCGCTACGCCGAGAACCTCATCCGTCAGCTCGGGGAGCCGGAGTTCAACCGGACCCTGCAGGAATTCATGAGGAGCCTGGAATGAGCACCACCCGCACCACTGGCACGACCGGCACGACCGGCACCCCCGGGAAGGCGCTGATCATCGGCGGCGGCATCGCCGGCCCGGTGATGGCACTGGCGCTGCGCAAGGCCGGCATCGAGGCGGAGATCTTCGAGGCCTACCGGACCTCCGCCGAGGGCATCGGCGGAACTTTCATGATCGCCCCCAACGGGCTCGGCGCCCTGGCCGTCGTCGGGCTGGAGGCGGAGGTCGGCCGGATCGGGCAGCCGGTCGGGCCGATGGTGATCGAGGACGGCAAGGGCGGCGTGCTGGCGGAGTTCTCCGGCCTCGCCGACCTGCCGCGCGGACGGCTGATGCGCCGCGCCGAACTCTACGAGGTGCTGCAGCGGCGGCTCGGCGAGAGCGGCATCGCGGTCCACCACGGCAAACGCCTGGTCGGCGCCGAGGAGGGCCCCGACGGCGTCACCGCCCGGTTCGCCGACGGCAGCAGCGCCACCGGCGACCTGCTGATCGGCGCCGACGGCACCGGCTCCACCGTCCGCACCCTGATCGACCCGGCCGCGCCCGCCGCCCGGTACACCGGCCTGCTCGGCATCGGCGGCTACAGCGCCCACCGGCTGTCCGGCCGGGCCGGCCGCGGCGAGACCGTGCACTTCGCCAACGGCGCCCGCGCCTTCTTCGGCTACTGGAGCCTGGCCGACGGCAGCGGTACCGCCTGGTTCAGCAACATCCCCCAAGCCGAGCCGCTCACCGCGGAGTACGTCCGCTCCGTCGGCATGGCGCAGTGGCTGGGCCGCTGCCGCGAGCTGCACGCCGACGACGTGCCCGCCCGGGACGTGCTGCGGATGGCCGACGTCGAGACCATGGAGGCCTTCCCGCGGCTGGAGATCATGCCGTCCGTCCCGCGCTGGTACCGCGGCCGGATGGTGCTGGTCGGCGACTCGGTGCACGCGCCGTCCAACAGCTCCGGCCAGGGTGCTTCGCTGGCCGTCGAGAGCGCCGTCGAACTCGCCCGTTGCCTGCGCGACCTGCCCGACCACACCGCCGCCTTCGCCGCGTACGAGGCGATGCGCCGGCCGCGGGTCGAGAAGATCGCCGCCGACGCGGCGCGCACCAACAGCCAGAAGTCCTCCGGGCCGGTCGGGCGGATGATGTTCCGACTGGTCGCGCCGATCGCGATGCGGACCTTCATGAGCCCGGAGAGGATGCTCCGGCCGGTGCACGGCTACCGGATCGACTGGGACCGGCGGGTGGCCCCGGTTCGGGGGACGAGCCGTCACGGGCGGGCCGCCTGACGGGGCGGTCGCGACCGTGTGGCCGGTGGGGCGCGTGGGGCCGGCCGTGACCTTCGCGTGACCGCTTTCGTCGGCCCGGACAACGCCGTACGGGGGACTTTAGCCGCCCGGCCAATCAAGTGGCCTCGGGTGCAGGAATAGCGTTCGTGCTGTGGCCGGCGTGCGACCCGCGCCGGCGTCCCCCCGCATCAACGAAGGAGAGCGTGCGCTCTATGGACGCTGTGACCCAGGTCCCCGCGCCGGTGAACGAGCCGGTCCACAGCTACGCCCCCGGCAGCCCGGAACGGGCCCGCCTGGAGGCCAAGCTGAAGGAGCTGGGCGGCCAGGAGCCGGTCCAGCTGACCATGACGATCAACGGTGAGCGCCGCATGGGCGGCGGCGCCGAGATCCACGTCGTCCAGCCGCACAACCACGCGGCTCGGCTCGGCACCCTGCGCAACGCCACCCAGGCCGACGCGCAGGACGCCATCGACGCTGCCCTGGCCGCCGCCCCGGCCTGGCAGGCGCTCTCCTTCGACTCCCGCGCCGCGATCTTCCTCAGGGCCGCCGACCTGCTGGCCGGCCCCTGGCGCGAGACCCTGGCCGCCGCCACCATGCTCGGCCAGTCCAAGACCGCCCAGCAGGCCGAGATCGACACCCCCTGCGAGCTGGTCGACTTCCTGCGGTTCAACGTCCACTTCGCCCGCCAGATCATGGCCGAGCAGCCGATCTCCTCGGACGGCGTGTGGAACCGCAGCGACCACCGTCCGCTGGAGGGCTTCGTCTACGCCATCACCCCGTTCAACTTCACCGCGATCGCCGGCAACCTGCCGACCGCGCCCGCGCTGATGGGCAACGTGGTGCTCTGGAAGCCGTCCCCGACCCAGCAGTTCTCCGCGCACCTGCTGATGCAGCTGCTGGAGGAGGCCGGCCTGCCCAAGGGCGTCATCAACATGGTGACCGGCGACGGCCTGGACGTCTCCGCCGTGGCGCTCAAGCACCCGGCGCTCGCCGGCATCCACTTCACCGGCTCCACCGCCACCTTCCAGCACCTGTGGCGCGAGGTCGGCAACAACATCTCGCAGTACCGCACCTACCCGCGGATCGTCGGCGAGACCGGCGGCAAGGACTTCCTGGTCGCCCACCCGTCCGCCGACCCGGCCGTGCTGAAGACCGCGATGACCCGCGGTGCCTTCGAGTTCCAGGGCCAGAAGTGCTCGGCGCTGTCGCGGGCGTACGTCCCGGCGTCGCTGTGGGCCGGCCTGCGGGACGGGTTCCGCGACGAGGTCGAGAGCCTCACCATGGGCGACGTCACCGACCTGTCCAACTTCATGTCGGCGGTCATCGACGAGCGCGCCTTCGCCAAGAACAAGGCCGCCATCGACCGGGCCCAGGCGGACCCGAAGGTCGAGGTGCTGGCCGGCGGCACCTACGACGACTCGGTCGGCTACTTCGTCCGCCCGACCGTCCTGGTCTGCGAGGACCCGGCGAGCGAGTACTTCAGGGACGAGTACTTCGGCCCGGTCCTCGCCGTGTACGTCTACGAGGACGAGAAGTACGACGAGATGCTGGCGCAGATGGAGTCCGTGTCGGCGTACGGCCTGACCGGCTCGATCATCGCCCAGGACCGTGCGGCCGTCGAGCACGCGATGGAGAAGCTGCGCTTCGCGGCCGGCAACTTCTACATCAACGACAAGCCGACCGGCGCCGTCGTAGGCCAGCAGCCCTTCGGCGGCGGCCGGGCCTCCGGCACCAACGACAAGGCCGGTGCCAAGCAGAACCTGGCGCGGTGGACCTCGACCCGCTCGGTCAAGGAGACCTTCGTCCCGCCGACGGACTACCGCTACCCGCACATGGGCTGACCAGCCCCTCGGACCACTCGGTCACCCGCGACGCCCGGCCCCGCAGCCGGGCGTCGCCCCCGCCGGGGCGGCGGGCCACCCCCGTACCGCCGCCCCGGCCTTCTGCCACCCTTGGAAGCACCAGCCCAGGAGTCACGATGCTCCGTTCCGCCCTTCTCGCGGCCTCCCGGTCGCCGCAGGTCCGCACCGTGGTCGAGAAGTTCCCGCCGACCCACGCGATAGTCGAGCGCTTCGTCGCCGGTGAGGCCCTCGACGACGCGATCACCGCCTGCGACGACCTGGTCGCCACCGGCCGCAAGGTCACCCTCGACCACCTCGGCGAGGACACCCAGGACGCCGCCCAGGCCGCCGGCACCGCCGAGGCCTACGAGCACCTGCTCAAGGCGCTCAAGGAGACCGGCCTCGCCGCCGGCGCCGAGGTGTCCGTCAAGCTGTCGGCCGTCGGCCAGTTCCTGCCGGTCGACGGCGAGAAGATCGCGCTGGAGAACGCCCGCCGCATCTGCGAGGCCGCCGCCGACGCGGGCACCACGGTGACCCTCGACATGGAGGACCACACCACCACCGACTCCACCCTCGCCATCGCGCGCGAGCTGCGGGCGGACTTCCCCTGGCTGGGCGTCGTGCTCCAGGCCTACCTGCGCCGCACCGAGGCCGACTGCCGCGAGTTCGCGGGCGCCGGCTCGCGCGTGCGGCTGTGCAAGGGCGCCTACAAGGAGCCCGAGTCGGTCGCCTTCCAGGGCAAGCGCGAGGTCGACCTCGCGTACGTCCGCGCCCTGAAGATCCTGATGGCCGGCGAGGGTTACCCGATGATCGCCTCGCACGACCCCAACATGATCAAGATCGCCGGCCAGCTCGCCGAGTGGAACGGCCGCACGCCCGACTCGTACGAGTACCAGATGCTGTACGGCATCCGCCCCGAGGAGCAGCTGCGCCTCGTCGGCGAGGGCAACACCATGCGCGTGTACCTCCCGTACGGCCAGGAATGGTACGGCTACTTCATGCGCCGCCTCGCCGAGCGCCCGGCCAACCTCACCTTCTTCCTGCGCGCCATGGCCACCCGCAACTGACCGTAGGCCACATGACCAGCGGCGGAGCCTATTTCGGCTCCGCCGCTCAGTGCTTCGATTGGTCTACGCCTCTAGTCGGCCTTTGAGGTCAGTCCGGGCCCCGTAGAGTGCTGGTAGAGATCCATTTCAACTCACGCTGCGAGCGCGGCGAGGAAGTCCCCGGCGACGTCTGCGGCCAGGACGACCCGGCCGAGTGCACGGCCGCCATGCTCCGACGGCACGTTCATATTCTTCACCTCGACGACCTGTCCGCCAAGTGCAGCCGCGTTTCCACGCAGCCAGGCGGCTGCTGTGTTCAGCACGTGGTCGGCGTGACCGCGTCGTACGAGGATCTGTCCCAGCGAAGGCTCGTCAGGCGACCGCAGGAGAGACACCGTCCACTCCCGCCCCTTCGGGACTGCCGCCAGGTACAGCAGGGCCAACTCGCCCACCACCACGCGCTGCTGGCTGTCCAGCGGCTTCAGCACCTCGAACGGAAGCCCGCCGGCCATCGGGTCGATGCCCAGCCAGGCGTCCACCGCTGAACGCCCGCGGCGGCCGTCCTCCGGCATGAAGTGGGTGTACCGGCGTAGTGTGAACCCGGGGTCGTCGTGGCCCAGCCACTGGGACAGCGCGACGATAGACTCGCCGGCCTGCAGCTGCACGGACGCGTACGTGTGCCGAGTGATGTGGAAGCCGAGCTCGCGCGCGGACTCCCAGCCGCCTCGGTGGTGCGAGGCCCTTGAGCTGTCCCACTGCCCGATCAGCCCTGCGTGGGCGAGGGCCGGCTTCCAGGCGTCGTAGTTCCAGGACGACTGGTTGATCGGGTTGCCGAACCGGGTCGTCATCAACAGCGTCGCGGTCAGCTCGCCGCTTTCGGGGCCGCCGGGCCCACGCCAGGGGAGCGTGACCTTCACCGGTGTGAAGTTGTCCGCATACTCATCAAGAGCGAGCGCGAGCCCGGAGGACAGCGGCACCCGACGCTCCTTCTCGCCCTTGGGGAGCTTGAAGTACGGGCGCCCGTGCTTGTCGATCTGGAGCTGACGGCGGATGTGAAGCTCTTCGGCCGCCTCGTCAACGTCGACGGGAGAGAAGCCGAACACCTCACCCTGACGGAGGCCTGCGCCCACGCCCAGGTCGAAGGAGATCCGGTTGCGCGAACGAAGGCCTTCTCGGACGCTTTCACTCTGGGGCCGGGTAAAGGCCCGCGCCTTGACCTCCGGCGCCTTCGGCTTGATCCCGCGGGTTGAGCAGGGGTTGCGGGTGATGCGCTTCGGAACCGCGCTATTGAGGATCGCTGACAGATAGTCGTAGATGACGCGGACCGTCGATGGCTCCAGCTTCTTCAGAAGAGTGGCCACCCAGATCCGCAGATGCTCCTCGTCGATGACGGCGATCTGCAGGTGGCCAAGGTGTGCGAGCACGTGCGAACGGATCTTCTGAAGCATCGTCCGCTCGGTCCCGAGGGCCACCGACACACCTGGCCAGTAGACCTTCGTGAAGTACTCGGCGAGCAGGATCTGGCCGAGCTCCGGGTCGACGAAGACGCCACGGCGGGAGTCGGTCTGTGCAGAAGCCAGCCAGTCCTTGGCATCCTTGAGCTTGACGAATGACTCGTCCTTGACGCCTGGGATTCCGCAGACCCGGTACCGCATGCCAACCCCGTAGGTCGACTTCTTCATCTCTCCGGTGACGGGGTGCGGCTTCTTCCTCATCCACCGGTCTTCGATGTATCCCGGCACCTGGGCCCCCTCGCGTTCCTAGGCGGCGCCGCTCTGCGGCTTGTTGACGTCGTAGAGACTAGAGCGCTCGGTCGGAATGGTGCTGGGGTCGTCCGCGCCGCGGACCTCGCGAGGGTCGACACTGATGATGTCGCCCTTCCACTCCTGGAACCAGTGACCGCCGGACAGAATGGCCCTGCTGGCTTCGTTGAGAGCGCTCACGATCTGTTCAGGGGTGAGTGCGCGGCTGATCTTGAGGAGAAGACTGCCGCGGTCCTCCGTCACGTCGATGTCGGCGCCCTCGATCTCTTCGGGGTCCACCAGTTCGTACCTGATCGTGATCACGCGCCACTCCCGTGCTGTGCTCTTCCAGGCATTCCCACGTGCGGAGAGAAGCACACTAGTCACACTGGAGCGCCACAACAAGACTTGGGGCAAAGTCAACAAAGAGGTCACTAAGGGATGCGGTATGGCCGTTCGTTAGCTGGCGGCCGGACTTTCGCGCTCAGCCTCTTCGGCGGCGTCGAGCATGACGCGGAGGCGTCGGCGGTCCCGGGGAGCCATCGCTGCGGCACGGATGATGATGTGTCGCATGTCCTCGTCATAGCCGGAGAGTTCGACCGATTCCCACGCCAGCCACTGAGAGGCTGCGGCTTCCTTGACGAGCCGGATTGGCTTGCGAATGCCTCTGGCGATTGCTTCGAGCTCTTCAGGTTTGGGCGCGGTTAGGACGCCGCCCGTCGCGAGCCGCTGGAAGAAGGCCTTTGACATACCGCGCTCGCCGGCCGGGCCGATTGAGTCGGCCGCCATCTTGCCGTAGGACGTGCCAGCCTGCTGCGCTGCCGCGACCATGTCAGACAGCTTGCCGGTCAGCACCTGCCCCGACTTGGCGTTGATGCCAGTCACAGCCACCTCTCCTGTATGCGCATAGCGCCTGCGTTCGAGCCAAATCGTCGCAGGCCAAGGACGCTCTGGCGTCCCAGTCTAGAGACGCTTCGGCTATACAGCGAGAACGTCACCCCAGGTGGGCCTGAAATCACCCCTGCGTCATCGTCCAGATTGGTAGACGTGGCGTCTCAAGTTGTGCAACTATGGAGACATCGAGAGACGGAACGTCCAAGTCTGGAGACGACCCCCTTGTCGAACCGCGCACAGCTCCATGATCCAGCCACCCTTCGGTGGATCATGAAGCATCCAGGGTGCGGAAGCCCCTTCTCGGTGCGCACTCTGGCTGCTGCAGCTGGATGCAAGCCGGCCGCCATCGGGCACCTCGTGTCCGGTCGATACCGGCGGACCAGCGAGGAGAGGGCTCGGCGCATAGCAGAGGTGCTCGGATGCGAGCCCACCGCTCTTTTTGCGCTACCTCCGTCTACGGATCTAGACGAATCGACCGGATAGTAAGACCGACACGAAGGAATTGGCATATGCCCCCCAAGGCGGGAACACCGGCTCCGGCCGGATTCATGTGGATCGAGGATGCCGCCAAGGAGCTCGGCGTTCAGGTTTGCACCCTCCACAAGTGGCGCTACCGCGGAATCGGCCCGGCAGCTGCCCTGCACGCGGGGCGCCTCATCTACGCGAAGTCGGGGATCAAGAGCTACTGGGAGAGCCTCGCGAACCCCGAGCTCAAGCCGACTCGCGTCCCGCGGCCGCACGTCCGCCGCGCCGCCTGATCTACCACCCCTGACATGGGTCGGGCCCCCACCCGGATGCCGCCGGACGAAGGCCCTGAGCCCACCCGTGCATCAACGATCATCACGAAAGAGAGGTGGACCTGTGTCCATCATCCCCTACACGTTCCCGGAGACCGCCACTGCGGTCCGGGTCGTGACCATCGGCGACGAGCCGTGGTTCGTCGCGGCCGACGTCGCCGACATCCTCGGCTACCGAATGGCGTCGGACATGACGCGCCGGCTGGACGACGACGAGAAGGGTACGCGCCCGGTGCGTACCCCCGGTG
The nucleotide sequence above comes from Streptomyces kaniharaensis. Encoded proteins:
- a CDS encoding VOC family protein — translated: MTAQSSFPARISIVTLGVSDLDRSARFYEDLGWQRSSASSPEIVWFRTADSVLGLFPADELAADAGVPGGGEPSFRGVTLAVNLESPALVDAALQTALKAGAVVVKPPTTTSWGGYSGYFEDPDGHLWELAHNPFFPFTEDGSLDLP
- a CDS encoding PucR family transcriptional regulator, which gives rise to MTTPGLPLRQLLMSLGEPLVELQAAPQGLDVPVRDVAILDPEDPPTAAPGELVLAIGARGRAALPALRAAGRANAAAVAVKLDGPGQADALREAATDAGVALLSVRRETRWEHLDSLARAIIAGPDAPDTAGTPEHNAGDLFSLAQTVAVLTNGIVSVEDTSSRVLAYSRSSDSDEVDDLRRLSILGWQGPEPYLSKLREWGIFQHLRTSDAPIAVEPHPELGLRRRLAIGIRAGAQPLGTIWVQEGAQPLAPLAEQALIGAARVAAAQLVRRRRELSADVRLTQTLLTGLLEGSTGPQSLATHLGLDLRRPATVLAYSAHTTEALHRSDVTGLISVHTAARHRTALLAPIDSRVYVLLPELPPGLPMTTVRDWASEVVEAAWDHLGVPLRAAIGSTVDGLAQVPDSRAQADRILDAMGRGGVELDVAALIDVQAEVLVSEMLALLQERTGLRDPRLTALTAYDLRHGTRLAESVLAWLDALGEVRVAADALHIHPNTLRYRVRRAEQLTGIDLTQPQQRLLAMLQLRLPAED
- a CDS encoding PadR family transcriptional regulator, which gives rise to MAKRRKVSNPLALAVMAELGAEPMHPYEMGRRLKEHGKDRNIKYNRSSLYMVVEQLRKAGFVAEQETVRDTQRPERTVYALTSEGRAELLDWMREWVAEPQEEYPAFGVALCLLVVLPTAESIELLGRRLAVLDERIDDERAQLRKAAEMGVHPMFVIEDDYALALLEAERRYAENLIRQLGEPEFNRTLQEFMRSLE
- a CDS encoding FAD-dependent oxidoreductase; amino-acid sequence: MSTTRTTGTTGTTGTPGKALIIGGGIAGPVMALALRKAGIEAEIFEAYRTSAEGIGGTFMIAPNGLGALAVVGLEAEVGRIGQPVGPMVIEDGKGGVLAEFSGLADLPRGRLMRRAELYEVLQRRLGESGIAVHHGKRLVGAEEGPDGVTARFADGSSATGDLLIGADGTGSTVRTLIDPAAPAARYTGLLGIGGYSAHRLSGRAGRGETVHFANGARAFFGYWSLADGSGTAWFSNIPQAEPLTAEYVRSVGMAQWLGRCRELHADDVPARDVLRMADVETMEAFPRLEIMPSVPRWYRGRMVLVGDSVHAPSNSSGQGASLAVESAVELARCLRDLPDHTAAFAAYEAMRRPRVEKIAADAARTNSQKSSGPVGRMMFRLVAPIAMRTFMSPERMLRPVHGYRIDWDRRVAPVRGTSRHGRAA
- the pruA gene encoding L-glutamate gamma-semialdehyde dehydrogenase produces the protein MDAVTQVPAPVNEPVHSYAPGSPERARLEAKLKELGGQEPVQLTMTINGERRMGGGAEIHVVQPHNHAARLGTLRNATQADAQDAIDAALAAAPAWQALSFDSRAAIFLRAADLLAGPWRETLAAATMLGQSKTAQQAEIDTPCELVDFLRFNVHFARQIMAEQPISSDGVWNRSDHRPLEGFVYAITPFNFTAIAGNLPTAPALMGNVVLWKPSPTQQFSAHLLMQLLEEAGLPKGVINMVTGDGLDVSAVALKHPALAGIHFTGSTATFQHLWREVGNNISQYRTYPRIVGETGGKDFLVAHPSADPAVLKTAMTRGAFEFQGQKCSALSRAYVPASLWAGLRDGFRDEVESLTMGDVTDLSNFMSAVIDERAFAKNKAAIDRAQADPKVEVLAGGTYDDSVGYFVRPTVLVCEDPASEYFRDEYFGPVLAVYVYEDEKYDEMLAQMESVSAYGLTGSIIAQDRAAVEHAMEKLRFAAGNFYINDKPTGAVVGQQPFGGGRASGTNDKAGAKQNLARWTSTRSVKETFVPPTDYRYPHMG
- a CDS encoding proline dehydrogenase family protein; translation: MLRSALLAASRSPQVRTVVEKFPPTHAIVERFVAGEALDDAITACDDLVATGRKVTLDHLGEDTQDAAQAAGTAEAYEHLLKALKETGLAAGAEVSVKLSAVGQFLPVDGEKIALENARRICEAAADAGTTVTLDMEDHTTTDSTLAIARELRADFPWLGVVLQAYLRRTEADCREFAGAGSRVRLCKGAYKEPESVAFQGKREVDLAYVRALKILMAGEGYPMIASHDPNMIKIAGQLAEWNGRTPDSYEYQMLYGIRPEEQLRLVGEGNTMRVYLPYGQEWYGYFMRRLAERPANLTFFLRAMATRN
- a CDS encoding tyrosine-type recombinase/integrase encodes the protein MPGYIEDRWMRKKPHPVTGEMKKSTYGVGMRYRVCGIPGVKDESFVKLKDAKDWLASAQTDSRRGVFVDPELGQILLAEYFTKVYWPGVSVALGTERTMLQKIRSHVLAHLGHLQIAVIDEEHLRIWVATLLKKLEPSTVRVIYDYLSAILNSAVPKRITRNPCSTRGIKPKAPEVKARAFTRPQSESVREGLRSRNRISFDLGVGAGLRQGEVFGFSPVDVDEAAEELHIRRQLQIDKHGRPYFKLPKGEKERRVPLSSGLALALDEYADNFTPVKVTLPWRGPGGPESGELTATLLMTTRFGNPINQSSWNYDAWKPALAHAGLIGQWDSSRASHHRGGWESARELGFHITRHTYASVQLQAGESIVALSQWLGHDDPGFTLRRYTHFMPEDGRRGRSAVDAWLGIDPMAGGLPFEVLKPLDSQQRVVVGELALLYLAAVPKGREWTVSLLRSPDEPSLGQILVRRGHADHVLNTAAAWLRGNAAALGGQVVEVKNMNVPSEHGGRALGRVVLAADVAGDFLAALAA
- a CDS encoding helix-turn-helix domain-containing protein; this translates as MKHPGCGSPFSVRTLAAAAGCKPAAIGHLVSGRYRRTSEERARRIAEVLGCEPTALFALPPSTDLDESTG